One segment of Micromonospora sp. M71_S20 DNA contains the following:
- a CDS encoding zinc-ribbon domain-containing protein, whose protein sequence is MTGRPLRETHPRLLDQIDPDLNGDLDVAALSAGSGRKVWWRCPKGPHHVGPAPVSGRT, encoded by the coding sequence ATGACCGGCAGGCCACTGCGTGAGACCCATCCCCGTCTTCTCGATCAGATTGACCCCGACCTGAACGGCGATCTCGACGTCGCAGCGCTTTCGGCCGGCAGCGGTCGCAAGGTGTGGTGGCGCTGCCCGAAAGGGCCCCATCACGTCGGGCCGGCACCCGTCTCCGGCCGCACCTAA
- a CDS encoding helix-turn-helix domain-containing protein — protein METGGIESARTWLLTGQLARFVGLPESAWLDVKSGPYRLDDPGSAAELAKDVAAFANGSGGLLLVGFSTRREGGREIIEKLRPVPSGLVDLDRYRKLARERVQPHIRGLNITFVPIDDDKGVLAIDVPRQHESAKPFIADIFDGRRAPTAVGVPIRDGDATHWLSRGDLQKLLSAGWNALDGPRESTVRALHEAVASALPMRGKPQVPLVGVGSGAMRRNFETAYAAAGGESVLGHPTEAVTPLGPGFMQPLSGNSEQPGAILSALPGHGCAVVPDQIWESMCRAGGDANRELSISKIGLPKTPADGTPLIIDRDATVVELDGGSWRAGRLSRSSPHEPWMWRPIPQLDFQVGYNSHWPNGGHVDVVVRAVLDISWQGYPQRSRSLSRAVRADHQAVLAGTGFAAVLSSLSARRGARIALPPWQPADGQHTYHSGTTSHMRARLAAPDGAQALAANAILQLGTLRSSSSVIGYVDLSIGLAAWRNALMDSGASLTEEADIRLSLPEVIEVLTSAWSTALALPTALAVSYDDLPLAAPPFIEMHLRAGTRADSGGGYRQLSLAEAVDLSILGETSEVFRSETGLRVVGPFGLNRASQRRIVAEGLDELALGWGHHNIDSEALFAEITDWPL, from the coding sequence GTGGAGACTGGTGGGATTGAGTCAGCTCGAACTTGGCTGTTGACAGGTCAGCTGGCTCGCTTTGTTGGCTTGCCCGAATCTGCCTGGCTCGATGTCAAGTCAGGGCCGTACCGGCTCGATGATCCCGGAAGCGCAGCAGAACTGGCCAAGGACGTTGCCGCGTTCGCGAACGGAAGCGGCGGCCTACTCCTAGTCGGGTTTTCAACCCGACGTGAAGGCGGCCGCGAAATCATCGAGAAGCTTCGGCCGGTGCCGAGCGGCCTCGTGGATCTTGACCGCTACCGCAAGCTGGCGCGGGAACGGGTCCAGCCGCACATCAGAGGACTCAACATCACCTTCGTTCCGATCGATGATGACAAGGGCGTGCTGGCCATCGATGTTCCGCGTCAGCACGAATCGGCCAAGCCGTTCATTGCGGACATTTTCGATGGGAGGAGAGCGCCGACTGCCGTCGGGGTGCCCATCCGGGACGGCGACGCCACGCATTGGCTCTCGCGCGGCGACCTTCAAAAGCTGCTCTCGGCAGGATGGAACGCGTTGGACGGCCCGCGGGAGAGCACCGTCCGGGCACTTCATGAAGCCGTCGCCTCAGCGCTACCGATGCGGGGGAAGCCACAGGTTCCGCTTGTCGGCGTTGGGTCAGGCGCGATGAGGCGAAACTTCGAGACCGCATATGCCGCAGCAGGCGGTGAATCAGTCCTCGGTCACCCAACCGAGGCCGTTACTCCGCTTGGCCCCGGCTTCATGCAGCCACTTTCGGGCAACAGCGAGCAACCCGGGGCAATCTTGTCCGCGTTACCCGGTCACGGCTGCGCGGTCGTGCCGGATCAGATCTGGGAGAGCATGTGCCGCGCCGGAGGCGATGCGAATCGAGAACTCAGCATCAGCAAGATCGGGTTGCCAAAAACGCCAGCCGACGGGACGCCGTTGATTATTGACCGTGATGCCACGGTAGTGGAACTCGACGGCGGAAGCTGGCGAGCAGGCCGCCTTAGCCGCTCATCGCCGCACGAGCCGTGGATGTGGCGCCCCATTCCGCAGCTTGACTTCCAAGTAGGTTACAACAGTCACTGGCCCAACGGCGGTCACGTAGACGTCGTCGTCCGTGCCGTGCTCGACATCTCGTGGCAAGGGTATCCGCAGCGCTCTCGTTCCTTGTCGAGGGCGGTTCGGGCGGACCACCAAGCTGTGCTGGCAGGCACCGGGTTCGCAGCGGTGCTGTCAAGCCTTTCCGCCCGTCGTGGCGCCAGGATCGCCCTACCGCCTTGGCAGCCAGCGGACGGGCAGCACACCTACCACTCCGGCACGACTTCACATATGCGCGCCCGCCTTGCCGCACCTGATGGCGCCCAAGCGCTGGCAGCAAACGCGATTCTCCAACTCGGCACCCTTCGCTCTTCATCGTCTGTGATCGGATATGTGGATCTGAGTATCGGTCTGGCTGCGTGGCGTAACGCCCTCATGGATTCGGGAGCCTCCTTAACAGAGGAAGCGGACATTAGGCTCTCGCTCCCAGAGGTCATCGAGGTGTTGACCTCGGCATGGAGCACCGCGCTTGCCCTGCCGACTGCCCTAGCAGTCTCCTACGACGATCTGCCACTGGCTGCACCGCCGTTCATCGAAATGCACCTGCGAGCAGGCACACGCGCCGACAGCGGTGGCGGCTATCGCCAACTGAGCCTGGCAGAGGCCGTTGATCTTTCGATCCTAGGAGAGACGTCGGAAGTATTCCGATCAGAGACAGGGCTGCGGGTCGTGGGCCCCTTCGGACTCAATCGAGCCTCACAGCGCCGAATTGTGGCCGAGGGTCTCGACGAGCTGGCCCTTGGGTGGGGACACCATAACATCGACTCGGAAGCCCTGTTCGCCGAGATTACTGACTGGCCGCTGTAA